The Neurospora crassa OR74A linkage group IV, whole genome shotgun sequence genome has a segment encoding these proteins:
- a CDS encoding DNA-directed RNA polymerase II polypeptide, translating to MEDDSSPTSASKEVSRLWRAWRTVHEMVQDRGYELAEDEVKISLERFKAEYTNEDGTPNRAKLQFSARPSEAMIKKFTAPPTPSNPNPVPECGTIWVEFCTEKGSIGVSVMKKFVTHCSDNKFKAGIFITAVPLSAQARKVMSVTSQYTQVECFLEEDLLVNITHHELVPKHVLLSKEEKAALLKRYRLKETQLPRILSKDPIARYLGLKRGQVVKIIRVSETAGRYASYRLCV from the exons ATGGAGGACGACAGCAGCCCCACCAGTGCCTCCAAGGAAGTCTCCCGTCTGTGGAGGGCCTGGAGGACTGTTCACGAGATGGTTCAGGACAGG GGCTACGAGTTGGCGGAAGACGAAGTCAAGATCTCGCTCGAGCGGTTCAAGGCTGAATACACGAACGAGGATGGAACACCAAA CCGCGCCAAGCTCCAATTCTCCGCCCGCCCCTCGGAAGCCATGATCAAAAAGTTCACCGCCCCTCCCACGccctccaaccccaaccccgttCCCGAATGCGGCACCATCTGGGTCGAGTTCTGCACCGAAAAGGGCTCCATCGGCGTGTCCGTCATGAAGAAATTTGTCACCCACTGCTCCGACAACAAGTTCAAAGCCGGCATCTTCATCACCGCCGTCCCGCTTTCTGCCCAGGCCCGCAAGGTCATGTCCGTCACCTCGCAGTACACACAGGTCGAGTGCTTCCTGGAGGAGGACCTGCTGGTCAACATCACGCACCACGAGCTCGTGCCCAAGCACGTGTTGCTgtccaaggaggagaaggccgcGCTCCTCAAGCGGTACCGACTCAAGGAGACGCAGCTGCCGAGAATTCTGAGCAAGGATCCGATTGCGCGGTATCTGGGACTCAAGAGGGGCCAGGTCGTCAAGATCATTCGTGTGTCGGAGACGGCGGGTCGCTATGCTTCTTACAGGCTTTGCGTATAA
- a CDS encoding nuclear segregation protein — translation MAESQSPAAAPAATTKPHKPDQDAFNENLAKAEKEYQEALKKYNEIKAKVELAAPSKNKDQPSPTQKKRQELISQLNEIRQQQAGGKNARTSKLDQIKRLDEQLRSRIAEQKTARSKVNFKSTEELDREIERLEKEVNGGMMKLVDEKKALAEISNLRKQRKSFAGFDDAQKQIDDLKAKIKEIKDSLEDPEAKALSEKYNKLQAELDAIKAEQDEAYKNLSSLRDERTKLQQLQSEKYQAIKKLKDEYYGAKKEFAKWEREQREKARERQQAERERIAKERRMERAQKMLAEASDPAYLEEIRRANSLLKYFDPSHEVAEKAPLLADKGLGAQALRKVDDSGLKGMKLVRKEERDDDYLPAVKKGKKSKKPTGAAPVATGKTFSLPPSVIEDCSFVGVEPPMAATDIPAAVEKIKAKLEQWKADQPEQTRKNIEKAKKEIERLEAEEAGEASGSATPKKAVEEVTEGVKNATIEEKTEAVEASA, via the exons ATGGCCGAGTCGCAATCCCCCGCTGCCGCCCCTGCGGCCACCACCAAGCCTCACAAGCCTGATCAGGATGCCTTCAACGAGAACCTcgccaaggccgagaaggagtaTCAGGAGGCCCTGAAGAAATAC AACGAGATCAAGGCCAAGGTTGAGCTCGCCGCTCCTAGCAAGAACAAGGACCAGCCCAGCCCCACCCAGAAGAAGCGCCAGGAGCTCATCTCCCAGCTCAACGAGATCCGTCAGCAGCAGGCCGGTGGCAAGAATGCCCGCACCTCCAAGCTCGACCAGATCAAGCGCCTCGATGAGCAGCTCCGCAGCCGCATTGCCGAGCAAAAGACTGCCCGCAGCAAGGTCAACTTCAAGTCCACCGAGGAACTCGACCGCGAGATTGAGCgcctggagaaggaggtcaaCGGCGGCATGATGAAGCTCgtcgacgagaagaaggccctCGCCGAGATCTCCAACCTCCGCAAGCAGCGCAAGAGCTTTGCTGGCTTCGACGATGCCCAGAAGCAGATCGACGACCTCAAggccaagatcaaggagatCAAGGACAGCTTGGAGGACCCCGAGGCCAAGGCCCTCAGCGAAAAGTACAACAAGCTCCAGGCCGAGCTTGACGCCATCAAGGCCGAGCAGGACGAGGCCTACAAGAACCTCTCCAGCCTGCGCGACGAGCGCACCAAGCTCCAGCAGCTCCAGTCTGAAAAGTACcaggccatcaagaagctcaaggatGAGTACTACGGCGCTAAGAAGGAGTTCGCCAAGTGGGAGCGTGAGCAGCGCGAGAAGGCTCGCGAGAGACAGCAGGCCGAGCGTGAGCGCATCGCCAAGGAGCGCCGCATGGAGCGTGCCCAGAAGATGCTTGCCGAGGCTTCTGACCCCGCCTACCTCGAGGAGATCCGCCGTGCCAACTCTCTCCTCAAGTACTTCGACCCCAGCCACGAGGTCGCCGAGAAGGCTCCTCTCCTGGCCGACAAGGGTCTCGGTGCCCAGGCTCTTCGTAAGGTTGACGACTCTGGCCTCAAGGGCATGAAGCTCGTCCGCAAGGAGGAGCGTGATGACGACTACCTCCCTGCcgtcaagaagggcaagaagtccaagaagcCCACCGGTGCTGCCCCTGTCGCCACCGGCAAGACCTTCAGCCTCCCTCCCTCGGTCATTGAGGACTGCAGCTTCGTCGGTGTCGAGCCCCCCATGGCTGCTACCGATATCCCTGCTGCCGTCGAGAAGATCAAGGCCAAGCTCGAGCAGTGGAAGGCTGACCAGCCTGAGCAGACTCGCAAG AACAttgagaaggccaagaaggagattgagcgcctcgaggctgaggaggccgGTGAGGCTTCCGGCTCTGCCACCCCCAAGAAGGCCGTCGAGGAGGTCACCGAGGGCGTCAAGAACGCCACCATTGAAGAGAAGACTGAGGCTGTCGAGGCTTCCGCATAG